One part of the Desulfonema ishimotonii genome encodes these proteins:
- a CDS encoding Lrp/AsnC family transcriptional regulator: MIDEISLKILNILQEKARIPNVEVARQVGMAPSAVLERIRKLEKQGIIDGYEVRLNPERFARGFVAFIFVKAGETPGEIPVGEMLARIPEVQEVHFVAGEDAYLVKIRVADAGELGNIIREKIAQVDGVLSTRTATVLTTFKETARIPIGEARET, from the coding sequence ATGATTGACGAAATAAGTTTAAAAATACTGAATATTCTTCAGGAAAAGGCCAGGATTCCGAACGTCGAAGTCGCACGTCAGGTGGGGATGGCCCCGTCCGCTGTTCTGGAACGCATCCGAAAGCTGGAAAAACAGGGTATTATTGACGGATATGAGGTGCGGCTCAACCCGGAGCGCTTTGCCAGAGGATTTGTGGCGTTTATCTTCGTAAAAGCCGGGGAAACGCCCGGAGAAATTCCGGTCGGCGAGATGCTGGCCCGCATTCCCGAAGTCCAGGAAGTCCATTTTGTGGCCGGAGAAGATGCCTATCTTGTCAAAATCCGCGTGGCCGATGCCGGTGAACTCGGCAACATCATCCGCGAGAAGATCGCACAGGTGGACGGTGTGCTCTCGACCCGGACCGCGACCGTGCTGACGACTTTCAAAGAGACCGCCAGAATCCCCATCGGAGAGGCGCGGGAGACCTGA
- a CDS encoding diaminopimelate decarboxylase: MPMSQAFKERLFPIINDITEHFGTPFHIYDETGIRETGQALTRAFSGVEGFREFFAVKALPNPRILEIMKSIGFGFDCSSVTELMLSRQAGGRGEEIMFTSNNTSRREFTEADADGGCILNLDDISLIAGVPRMPDLICFRYNPGGRRTGNEIIGNPVEAKYGVSHEQITDAYRQAMARGATRFGLHTMLASNELNYEYMVQTAQMLLELIGQMGRELGITFEFINIGGGLGIPYRPEDSPLNLEAMSREITALFVRFRADNGYMPRLFTESGRYMTGPHGALVVKAINHKNIYRKYIGVDACMSALMRPGMYGAYHHIDVPGKDAGGKTEVVDVVGALCENNDKFAVQRELPKIEKGDTLVIQDTGAHGHSMGFNYNGKLRPKELLLREDGSVELIRREETPADYFATLSFEPDTLSFT; encoded by the coding sequence ATGCCAATGAGCCAAGCATTTAAAGAGCGTCTGTTTCCCATCATCAACGATATCACCGAACATTTCGGCACCCCCTTTCACATCTACGATGAGACGGGCATCCGCGAAACCGGTCAGGCCCTGACCCGCGCATTTTCCGGCGTGGAGGGATTCCGCGAATTTTTCGCTGTCAAGGCCCTGCCCAATCCCCGTATCCTGGAAATTATGAAAAGCATAGGGTTCGGATTTGATTGCAGCTCCGTCACCGAACTGATGCTCAGCCGGCAGGCCGGGGGCCGGGGGGAAGAGATCATGTTTACCTCCAACAACACCAGCCGCCGGGAATTCACGGAAGCCGACGCAGACGGGGGATGTATCCTCAATTTGGACGACATCTCCCTGATTGCGGGCGTTCCCCGCATGCCGGACCTGATCTGCTTCCGCTACAACCCCGGGGGCAGAAGGACCGGTAACGAGATCATCGGCAACCCGGTGGAGGCCAAATACGGGGTGAGTCACGAACAGATCACCGATGCATACCGGCAGGCCATGGCCCGGGGGGCCACACGCTTCGGCCTGCACACCATGCTTGCCTCCAACGAGCTGAACTACGAATACATGGTCCAGACCGCCCAGATGCTGCTGGAGCTCATCGGACAGATGGGCCGGGAACTGGGCATCACATTTGAATTCATCAATATCGGCGGCGGGCTGGGCATTCCCTACAGGCCTGAAGATAGCCCCCTGAACCTTGAGGCCATGAGCCGGGAAATTACAGCGCTGTTTGTCCGGTTCAGGGCTGACAACGGCTATATGCCCCGGCTTTTCACAGAGAGTGGCCGCTACATGACCGGACCCCACGGCGCGCTGGTGGTCAAAGCCATCAACCACAAAAATATCTACCGGAAATACATCGGTGTGGATGCCTGCATGTCCGCCCTCATGCGGCCCGGCATGTACGGCGCATATCACCACATTGACGTGCCGGGCAAAGATGCGGGCGGTAAAACCGAAGTGGTGGATGTGGTCGGCGCCCTGTGTGAAAATAACGACAAGTTTGCCGTGCAGCGGGAACTCCCGAAAATTGAAAAGGGGGATACCCTCGTCATTCAGGATACCGGGGCGCACGGCCATTCAATGGGCTTTAACTACAACGGCAAGCTCCGTCCCAAGGAACTCCTGCTCCGGGAGGACGGCTCCGTGGAACTGATCCGCCGCGAAGAGACCCCTGCCGATTATTTTGCGACCCTCAGCTTTGAGCCGGACACCCTCTCTTTTACGTAA
- a CDS encoding RHS repeat protein: protein MRNKTRQIYKALLRVSQGLTQPTYSILPTVSFRPPSAKHIKILKTKNITRHLFQIFGPGWNLPSSEAKVAATNDFSKHWDTNTGGSSFVPTYYLIEKQQHVAVIRFSDTEVYKFKMDVTPGSSRLYPLSTYPMTVRWTPLDDTQGSLEALDYDPTVRYTGGDLWEYGIRPFEPKRFRLTLPDGRAYVLDTDRGLESMTDVYGRTVSYDNDGIHHSSGVSITFTRGAGNRIETITDGWGREVTYHYGADGTLEKVVQEEGGLPGPIRYLGNYACQQGMAEKPVLKEIRAPDGTVLGTFEYDSRDRVIGMLDADGNRVLYGYDLPNHTQTVTDRRNNPTVYEYDNKGPLWDLAG, encoded by the coding sequence TTGAGAAACAAAACCCGACAAATTTATAAGGCATTGCTTCGGGTCTCGCAGGGCTTAACCCAGCCTACTTATTCTATCCTCCCGACGGTCAGTTTCCGCCCCCCATCCGCAAAACACATCAAAATTCTCAAAACCAAAAACATTACCCGCCACCTCTTCCAGATCTTCGGTCCGGGCTGGAACCTGCCCTCATCCGAGGCCAAAGTCGCGGCCACCAACGACTTTTCAAAGCACTGGGATACGAACACGGGCGGTTCCTCGTTCGTGCCCACCTATTACCTGATCGAAAAGCAACAGCATGTGGCGGTGATCCGTTTCAGCGACACCGAGGTGTACAAGTTCAAAATGGACGTTACGCCCGGATCGAGCCGCCTGTATCCGCTGAGCACTTATCCCATGACCGTGCGGTGGACGCCGCTGGACGATACACAGGGCAGCCTTGAGGCCCTGGACTACGACCCGACCGTCCGGTACACGGGCGGCGATCTGTGGGAGTACGGCATCCGTCCCTTCGAGCCGAAACGGTTCCGCCTGACCCTGCCGGACGGCAGAGCCTATGTGCTGGACACGGACAGGGGGCTGGAAAGCATGACCGATGTTTACGGTCGGACGGTTTCCTATGACAATGACGGGATTCACCATTCATCGGGCGTGAGCATCACATTTACGCGGGGGGCCGGAAACCGGATCGAGACCATCACCGACGGATGGGGCCGGGAAGTGACCTATCATTACGGGGCGGACGGCACGCTGGAAAAGGTTGTTCAGGAGGAAGGCGGGCTGCCCGGACCGATCCGTTATCTGGGCAATTACGCCTGTCAGCAGGGCATGGCCGAAAAGCCGGTGCTGAAAGAGATCAGAGCGCCGGACGGAACCGTGCTCGGCACTTTCGAATATGACAGCCGGGACCGGGTCATCGGAATGCTCGACGCGGACGGCAACCGGGTGCTGTACGGGTATGACCTGCCCAACCATACGCAGACCGTGACCGACCGCCGGAACAACCCGACCGTGTATGAGTATGACAATAAGGGGCCTCTTTGGGATCTTGCGGGGTAG
- a CDS encoding RHS repeat domain-containing protein, giving the protein MSAETDGEVTKYLIDKNRDYAQVLEERDADGNLIVDYVYGDDLIRQERGGVLSYYHYDGQLSVRQLSDADGDVSDDYVYDAFGVLIGQSGDTVNDYLYTGEQFDEAVDGYYLRARYYSPDGGRFVSSDPWQGKMSEPVTLHKYLYANANPVMCNDPSGKMTISEDAARRRIEKDLMSITNNYIKPLLHFYDKAMSVKDIVDGFRQVLLMSINGGFFEQCVSNISWNNNPTSRFRRLLKDAPIDLGENIPAIIGKGLHRWIPGYIKARKNHKLENYLLFAPVIGGVNYMVTFKTGAKINDIPVKVAFGGGNESKWGSLFGVGLTLKGRRQLFRQDWHSPNEGHGGVGGKSSELAYWATKRGFNYHVYGWDYTF; this is encoded by the coding sequence GTGAGCGCCGAAACCGACGGCGAGGTGACAAAGTACCTGATTGACAAAAACCGGGATTACGCGCAGGTGCTTGAGGAGCGGGACGCGGACGGAAATCTGATTGTCGATTATGTTTATGGCGATGATCTGATCCGGCAGGAACGCGGCGGGGTTCTGTCATATTATCATTACGACGGGCAGTTGTCGGTAAGGCAACTCAGTGATGCGGACGGAGATGTCAGCGACGATTATGTTTATGATGCCTTCGGTGTGCTGATCGGGCAGTCCGGGGATACGGTCAATGATTATCTGTATACGGGTGAGCAGTTTGATGAAGCTGTGGACGGGTATTATCTGCGGGCGCGGTATTATAGTCCTGACGGAGGGAGGTTTGTCAGCTCCGATCCTTGGCAGGGGAAAATGAGTGAGCCGGTTACGCTGCATAAATATCTTTATGCGAATGCGAATCCGGTGATGTGTAATGATCCAAGCGGTAAAATGACAATATCTGAGGATGCTGCAAGGCGACGTATAGAAAAAGATTTAATGTCCATAACAAATAATTATATTAAACCGTTACTACATTTTTATGATAAAGCAATGTCTGTAAAAGATATTGTTGATGGATTCAGACAAGTGTTGCTTATGAGCATAAACGGAGGTTTTTTTGAACAATGTGTAAGTAACATATCTTGGAATAACAACCCGACATCAAGATTCAGACGTTTATTGAAAGATGCACCTATCGACTTGGGGGAAAATATACCGGCGATAATTGGGAAAGGACTCCACCGTTGGATTCCCGGTTATATAAAGGCTCGTAAAAATCATAAATTAGAAAATTATTTGCTTTTTGCGCCAGTCATAGGTGGGGTTAATTACATGGTTACATTCAAAACTGGTGCAAAAATAAATGATATTCCAGTAAAAGTAGCCTTTGGCGGTGGGAATGAGAGTAAATGGGGCAGCTTGTTTGGTGTTGGCCTTACTTTGAAAGGAAGAAGACAATTGTTTCGGCAAGATTGGCACTCGCCTAATGAGGGACATGGCGGAGTCGGCGGTAAAAGTTCAGAACTGGCATATTGGGCAACAAAGCGAGGGTTCAATTATCATGTTTATGGCTGGGATTATACATTTTAA
- a CDS encoding RHS repeat-associated core domain-containing protein, whose protein sequence is MLKIAWFLFDADGIRVSAETDGNVTDYLVDKNRDYAQVLEERDGSGGLIVSYVYGDDLIRQKRGDAFSYYQYDGQLSTRQLTDGSGNVTDTCIYDAFGEVLSQSGNTENSYLYTGEQYDPNAEFYYLRARYYDPAGGRFLSSDPYAGRQSEPVTLHKYLYANANPVMYNDPSGKISIAMDLSVTNSMMNNLIRMQVNTTVRSITKIIGGSLLTTCSYFKIR, encoded by the coding sequence ATGCTGAAGATCGCCTGGTTTCTGTTTGACGCGGACGGCATTCGCGTGAGCGCCGAAACCGACGGAAATGTAACCGATTATCTGGTGGACAAAAACCGGGATTACGCGCAGGTGCTTGAGGAGCGGGACGGAAGCGGCGGGCTGATTGTCAGCTATGTGTACGGCGACGACCTGATCCGGCAGAAGCGCGGGGACGCATTCTCATATTACCAGTACGACGGCCAGCTTTCCACGCGCCAGTTGACGGACGGAAGCGGGAATGTTACGGATACCTGCATCTACGACGCCTTCGGCGAAGTTCTTTCACAATCCGGGAATACGGAAAACAGCTACCTGTACACCGGGGAGCAGTATGATCCCAACGCGGAATTCTATTACCTGCGGGCGCGGTATTATGACCCGGCAGGGGGGCGGTTTCTCAGCTCCGATCCGTATGCCGGGCGGCAATCTGAACCGGTGACACTGCATAAGTATCTTTATGCCAATGCCAATCCGGTGATGTATAATGATCCGAGTGGGAAAATCTCAATAGCCATGGACTTATCAGTAACTAATTCTATGATGAATAATCTGATAAGAATGCAAGTTAACACCACTGTTCGTTCTATTACAAAAATTATAGGTGGTAGCTTACTTACAACTTGTTCATATTTCAAAATCAGGTAG
- a CDS encoding DMP19 family protein encodes MVMKKRMTVQEAFKTEEPLMNIFHSIGNDTPEQEKFNIIWNVILNINSVCFFGFFEKHTPKEINYIIKYLKDINAKKTQKAIIQIQNAIFENFGKKYDMDDIMDILEIKTISEIINKLDDRYEEFVEEMEEKLLLFAHNNIESLDTNSYEFPSDKLIKNVQEAEIELNSLAQKMEDEYRRKIILKVKNLLKANDRIAAIKLYSREFSCSLKDAKIFIDEIDS; translated from the coding sequence ATGGTTATGAAGAAAAGAATGACTGTTCAAGAAGCTTTTAAAACCGAGGAACCATTGATGAATATTTTTCATAGCATTGGCAATGATACACCAGAACAAGAAAAGTTTAATATTATTTGGAATGTTATTCTTAATATTAACTCAGTTTGTTTTTTTGGTTTTTTTGAAAAGCATACTCCAAAAGAAATTAATTATATAATTAAATATTTAAAAGATATTAATGCAAAAAAAACTCAAAAGGCTATCATCCAAATACAAAATGCTATTTTTGAAAACTTTGGAAAAAAATATGATATGGATGATATTATGGATATTTTAGAAATAAAAACAATCAGTGAAATTATCAATAAATTAGATGATAGATATGAAGAATTTGTTGAGGAAATGGAAGAAAAATTACTATTGTTTGCACATAATAATATTGAATCCTTGGATACTAATTCATATGAATTTCCATCTGATAAATTAATAAAAAATGTTCAAGAAGCTGAAATAGAACTAAATTCATTAGCTCAGAAAATGGAAGATGAATATAGAAGAAAAATCATTTTAAAAGTAAAAAATCTTTTAAAAGCTAACGATAGAATTGCTGCGATTAAACTGTACAGTCGTGAATTTTCTTGTAGTTTAAAAGATGCAAAAATATTTATTGATGAAATTGATTCATAA
- a CDS encoding RHS repeat domain-containing protein, translating into MTEHTGRVVTYDYDDLYRLTEEEITDPANGNETISYTYDDFGNRLTKTDASGTTGYHYDGNDRLYQEDRPDGTTVSYGYDDNGNTLTKGDGTYTTVYSWDAENRLISVDDGVSVAEYEYDADGIRVSAETDGNVTEYLVDKNRDYAQVLEERDADGNLIVGYVYGDDLIRQVRGGVLSYYQYDGQLSVRQLTDTDGNISDDYVYDAFGVLLEQSDDTVNDYLYTGEQFDSDAGFYYLRARYYSPDGGRFVSSDPWQGTINKPLSLNKYLYCYANPVMNVDPSGKMGLGYIAATLGVHENLQKINTSHKLRQYRQACANLCSIAAKFAKSGNKTYEDVKKILGGKSRFQSHHVFQHAVMRGKKNYRYAIGFAIPLLTKVYGKKSFPSPHYASTEIQKLGGKKRNSRFIAYAALIAAGCRKKDATEITLAAENYNEMMGW; encoded by the coding sequence ATGACGGAACACACCGGGCGGGTCGTGACTTATGATTATGATGACCTGTACCGGCTCACTGAGGAAGAAATCACTGATCCGGCCAACGGGAACGAGACGATTTCATACACTTATGACGACTTCGGCAACCGGCTGACAAAGACGGATGCGTCCGGCACGACCGGGTATCATTATGACGGAAACGACCGGCTGTATCAGGAAGACAGGCCGGACGGCACGACTGTCAGCTATGGCTATGATGACAACGGCAACACCCTGACAAAGGGCGACGGCACATACACAACCGTGTATTCGTGGGATGCCGAAAACCGGCTCATCAGCGTTGATGACGGCGTGAGCGTGGCGGAGTATGAATATGATGCGGACGGAATTCGTGTGAGCGCCGAAACCGACGGAAATGTCACAGAATATCTGGTGGATAAAAACCGGGATTACGCGCAGGTGCTGGAAGAGCGGGACGCGGATGGGAATCTGATTGTCGGGTATGTTTACGGGGATGATCTCATCCGGCAGGTGCGCGGCGGGGTTTTGTCGTATTATCAGTACGACGGGCAATTGTCGGTAAGGCAGCTTACCGATACTGATGGGAATATCAGTGATGATTATGTGTATGATGCCTTCGGTGTATTGCTTGAGCAGTCCGACGATACGGTCAATGATTATCTCTATACAGGAGAGCAGTTTGATTCTGATGCAGGTTTCTATTATCTGAGGGCGCGGTATTATAGTCCTGACGGAGGGAGGTTTGTCAGTTCTGATCCCTGGCAGGGAACAATAAACAAACCGTTAAGTTTAAATAAATATCTCTACTGTTATGCCAATCCGGTGATGAATGTTGATCCAAGCGGAAAAATGGGCTTGGGATATATTGCTGCAACGTTAGGAGTTCATGAAAATCTTCAAAAAATAAATACCAGTCATAAATTGCGGCAATATAGACAGGCATGTGCTAATCTTTGCAGCATAGCAGCTAAGTTTGCTAAATCTGGTAACAAGACATATGAAGACGTAAAAAAGATTCTTGGAGGAAAATCAAGATTTCAGTCTCATCATGTTTTTCAACATGCTGTCATGCGAGGTAAAAAGAACTATAGATATGCCATTGGTTTCGCAATTCCTCTATTGACCAAAGTCTATGGGAAGAAAAGCTTTCCTTCACCTCATTATGCTTCAACAGAAATACAAAAATTAGGGGGAAAAAAAAGGAATTCAAGATTTATCGCATACGCGGCCCTTATAGCGGCAGGATGCAGGAAAAAAGACGCAACAGAAATAACCTTAGCCGCCGAGAACTATAATGAGATGATGGGATGGTAA
- a CDS encoding DUF4114 domain-containing protein — translation MKKLLFLLTVALLFVTVTEGFAASYDTGTLEMINARADENGQFILDTGFLATDPDNIVIPFTQEVRVTFLYEGAGHVSDFGWMLYEDAVDADGNFRGWNNIPAEKKHVLFVKIRDDAEGDGCCNGGNGVLDRDYGGNGGFPVSDESALAGFDDGSGVLFVTDGDGEVTPKDMKKSLGVLPGGTEVVFFLTANQRYTTTDTDAVFFTKTAWNTDPYTACVPPAGDSLWTDEAAGVFNKEYDLSAFLDVADENNCREHSEWLTEPASDRLATHFGITLSGTYLLRIRDGVAGEFPHVIAGTPADDPGQWILGWEDVRFGGDADHNDMVFRIELGDTSSPVIQFVADPTTIASGEPATLTWNVTNADTVTIDPGVGNVPVNGSASVFPTQTTVYTLTATGPGGTATASATVEVEAFPVPTITFAADPAVIIAGESSALAWTVSDGDSAVIDPEIGAVPLSGIWEVTPSGSGDTLLNY, via the coding sequence TTGAAAAAACTGCTGTTTTTACTGACTGTGGCGCTGCTTTTTGTAACTGTGACCGAAGGGTTTGCCGCCTCATATGACACCGGAACTTTGGAGATGATCAATGCCCGTGCCGATGAAAACGGGCAATTCATCTTAGATACGGGATTCCTGGCAACCGATCCCGACAATATCGTCATCCCTTTCACTCAGGAGGTCCGGGTCACTTTTTTATACGAAGGCGCGGGCCATGTGTCCGACTTCGGATGGATGTTGTATGAGGATGCCGTTGACGCGGACGGGAATTTCAGGGGCTGGAACAATATTCCTGCGGAGAAAAAGCATGTCCTTTTCGTGAAAATCAGGGACGATGCCGAGGGAGATGGGTGCTGCAACGGCGGAAACGGGGTGCTGGACCGTGATTACGGCGGAAACGGCGGTTTTCCCGTGTCCGACGAATCCGCCTTGGCCGGATTTGACGATGGTTCCGGCGTTCTGTTTGTGACGGACGGAGACGGCGAGGTGACGCCGAAGGATATGAAAAAATCCCTGGGCGTCCTGCCCGGAGGTACCGAGGTGGTTTTCTTCCTGACCGCGAATCAGCGGTACACGACCACGGACACCGACGCGGTCTTTTTTACCAAAACCGCGTGGAACACGGACCCGTACACCGCCTGCGTCCCGCCTGCCGGGGACAGCCTGTGGACTGACGAGGCCGCGGGCGTTTTCAACAAGGAATATGATCTGAGCGCATTTCTGGATGTGGCCGATGAGAATAATTGCAGGGAACACTCGGAATGGCTGACCGAACCCGCATCCGACCGGCTGGCCACCCATTTCGGCATCACGCTGTCGGGCACGTATCTTCTTCGCATCCGGGACGGCGTGGCCGGAGAATTTCCCCATGTGATCGCGGGGACGCCGGCCGATGATCCGGGTCAGTGGATTCTGGGATGGGAGGACGTGCGTTTCGGCGGGGACGCGGACCATAACGACATGGTGTTCCGCATCGAACTGGGCGACACCTCCTCCCCCGTGATTCAATTCGTCGCCGATCCTACGACCATTGCGTCGGGTGAACCGGCCACCCTGACCTGGAACGTGACAAACGCGGACACCGTGACGATTGATCCGGGGGTCGGGAACGTGCCGGTAAATGGCTCCGCCTCGGTCTTCCCCACCCAAACCACGGTCTACACCCTGACGGCCACCGGACCGGGCGGGACCGCCACGGCATCGGCCACAGTGGAGGTTGAGGCGTTTCCCGTGCCGACGATCACCTTTGCGGCTGATCCCGCCGTAATTATCGCCGGGGAATCCTCTGCCCTGGCCTGGACGGTGTCGGACGGAGATTCCGCTGTTATCGATCCGGAAATCGGGGCGGTTCCCCTCAGCGGGATATGGGAGGTGACACCTTCGGGTTCGGGGGACACCTTACTTAATTATTGA